Proteins from a genomic interval of Rhodothermales bacterium:
- a CDS encoding excinuclease ABC subunit C has translation MDDILREKLANLPRKPGVYQHKDADGKVLYVGKAKNLRNRVNSYFKAGGQSEGRLRALVRKVADVDVIVTDTEPEALILENNLIKRFRPRYNVNLKDDKSYPYIVIKKEPFPRVFPTRRVRKDGSRYFGPYADVKGMRLMLDTIRSIFQLRTCSLNLRPEPIAAGKYSLCLQYHIKKCAGPCVGLQQEDDYDNTIRQVEQLLNGKTGSLIRLLKDEMKDQAAAMNFEIAADLRNRIRALEKYAERQKVVSLEEVDRDLFALSVDREEAIAAAAMFQVRDGKIVGSRQQYLNRIEEESDAALMQMVVERYYTEATFYPDEVFLDTPLEDPDTLASFLREQKGRNVVLHEPKRGDKAALVRMVTSNAALLLEEFRQQRVRQGEGRIPHAVRQLQDDLKLPQPPRRIECFDVSHLGGTGVVASCVVFVDGKPRKSEYRSFKVRSVGGGRSDDFASMEEVVRRRYTRRIEENGTLPDLLVIDGGKGQLSSAVSGLEDAGVYGRFPVVGLAKRLEEVFFPGDGESVFVPRASASLQLLQRARNEAHRFAVRLQRKQRKRELRTELTDVPGIGERTARKLIEQFGSVKGVRAAEEEELRDAVGPKTLEKLQAWFQANDELV, from the coding sequence ATGGATGACATCCTGCGCGAGAAACTGGCCAACCTGCCCCGAAAGCCCGGGGTGTATCAGCACAAGGATGCCGACGGCAAGGTGCTGTATGTGGGCAAGGCCAAGAACCTGCGCAACCGCGTCAATTCGTACTTCAAGGCTGGTGGACAGAGCGAAGGCAGACTTCGCGCGCTGGTGCGCAAGGTCGCCGACGTGGACGTGATTGTGACCGACACCGAGCCGGAAGCGCTGATCCTGGAGAACAACCTGATCAAGCGATTTCGGCCCCGGTACAACGTCAACCTGAAGGACGACAAGTCCTACCCGTACATCGTCATCAAGAAGGAGCCGTTTCCGCGGGTTTTCCCGACTCGGCGTGTGCGCAAGGACGGTTCGCGCTACTTCGGCCCATATGCCGACGTGAAGGGCATGCGGCTCATGCTGGATACGATCCGCTCCATTTTCCAACTGCGCACATGCTCGTTGAACCTGAGGCCGGAGCCGATTGCAGCCGGCAAGTATTCCCTGTGCCTGCAGTACCACATCAAGAAGTGCGCGGGGCCGTGCGTCGGCCTGCAACAGGAGGATGACTACGACAACACCATCCGACAGGTAGAGCAACTGCTCAATGGCAAAACCGGCAGCCTCATTCGACTTCTGAAGGATGAGATGAAGGACCAGGCGGCAGCGATGAACTTCGAGATCGCCGCCGACCTGCGGAATCGCATACGGGCACTGGAAAAGTATGCCGAGCGACAGAAGGTGGTCAGCCTGGAGGAGGTCGACCGGGACCTGTTTGCGCTGTCGGTGGACCGGGAGGAAGCGATTGCGGCGGCCGCCATGTTTCAGGTACGGGACGGCAAAATTGTGGGCAGTCGGCAGCAGTATCTCAACCGCATCGAAGAAGAGTCGGATGCCGCCCTCATGCAGATGGTGGTGGAGCGGTACTACACGGAGGCCACCTTCTACCCGGACGAGGTCTTCCTGGACACGCCCCTCGAGGATCCGGACACGCTGGCTTCGTTCCTGCGGGAGCAGAAGGGACGCAATGTGGTGCTGCACGAACCCAAGCGGGGCGACAAGGCGGCACTGGTCCGCATGGTGACGTCCAACGCGGCCCTGCTCCTGGAGGAGTTCAGGCAGCAGCGGGTCCGTCAGGGTGAAGGCCGCATCCCGCATGCCGTGCGGCAGCTACAGGATGACCTGAAACTGCCACAGCCTCCGCGACGCATTGAATGCTTCGACGTGTCCCACCTCGGCGGCACCGGTGTGGTGGCTAGTTGCGTCGTGTTCGTGGACGGAAAGCCCCGCAAGTCAGAGTATCGTTCGTTCAAGGTGCGCAGCGTGGGCGGCGGACGCTCAGACGACTTCGCGTCCATGGAGGAAGTTGTGCGGCGACGCTATACCCGGCGTATCGAGGAGAACGGCACACTGCCTGATCTTCTGGTCATCGACGGTGGCAAAGGCCAGTTGTCGTCCGCCGTTTCCGGGCTCGAGGATGCCGGCGTCTATGGACGTTTCCCGGTTGTGGGCCTGGCGAAGCGCCTGGAGGAGGTATTCTTCCCGGGCGATGGGGAGTCTGTGTTCGTGCCGAGAGCCAGCGCATCCCTGCAACTGCTGCAGCGCGCACGCAATGAGGCCCACCGGTTTGCGGTCCGGCTGCAGCGCAAGCAGCGCAAGCGCGAGTTGCGCACCGAGCTCACGGACGTGCCCGGTATAGGTGAACGAACAGCGCGAAAGCTCATCGAGCAGTTCGGCTCCGTAAAGGGCGTGCGGGCTGCGGAGGAAGAGGAGCTTCGGGACGCAGTCGGACCAAAGACGCTGGAGAAGCTGCAGGCCTGGTTTCAGGCCAATGACGAACTGGTTTAG
- a CDS encoding DUF305 domain-containing protein: MRLFPLLLAGLILAGCSSSRPAVTDSDSELEELFWARQDSARMNFSEAEVAFMSGMIGHHAQALIMSRLAEPNGAAPPIRTLAARIINAQNDEIATMQTWLRDRGQPVPEVHIDGLNLMIHGAGDHHSHTDMPGMLTQGQLNELAEANGPEFDRLFLTYMIQHHQGAITMVEDLFGTDGAGQDEAAFKVASDINVDQITEIARMERMLAAMTEDGP, from the coding sequence ATGCGACTCTTTCCCCTCCTTCTCGCTGGCCTGATTCTGGCCGGGTGCTCCTCCTCCAGGCCTGCGGTCACAGATTCAGACTCCGAGCTGGAGGAGCTATTCTGGGCGCGCCAGGACAGCGCCCGGATGAACTTCTCCGAGGCGGAGGTCGCCTTCATGTCGGGAATGATCGGGCATCATGCCCAGGCACTGATCATGTCCCGGCTGGCCGAACCCAACGGCGCAGCACCGCCTATCCGCACCCTTGCGGCGCGCATCATTAACGCCCAGAATGACGAGATCGCGACCATGCAGACGTGGCTCCGGGATAGAGGACAGCCGGTTCCGGAGGTCCACATTGACGGCCTGAATCTCATGATTCACGGCGCAGGAGACCATCACAGCCACACCGACATGCCTGGCATGCTCACACAGGGGCAGTTGAACGAGCTCGCAGAGGCCAACGGGCCGGAGTTCGACCGACTATTCCTGACGTACATGATCCAGCACCACCAGGGTGCCATCACCATGGTGGAGGACCTGTTCGGCACCGATGGTGCGGGACAGGATGAGGCCGCCTTCAAGGTGGCCTCCGACATCAACGTAGATCAGATCACGGAAATCGCGCGCATGGAACGCATGCTCGCGGCCATGACGGAAGACGGTCCGTGA
- a CDS encoding tetratricopeptide repeat protein, whose protein sequence is MAQFALPAPVEISTRDRLQKTNLLPSRSMVVASRPSNRALTTVGPKKRHPVIRALPYVPAVFPPTWPIYFVAWIVHRSRRPQKSMRLVQKAVRLLEKGEPGVALKKLQDAHLLNPQNADALYWLGLLLARQGRHEEAVEALEIVARRAPGLPEVEGALSRAYLELENPEGALHHAQRRFDADPYTIESITGLAEAFEAVGKLDLAIDTLKQTPIHKRRLTDELVDVVYRLGVLHEKAGDTDEAVAAFKRVYAKDLEFRDVKERLMRLEDEPDATD, encoded by the coding sequence ATGGCCCAATTCGCCCTTCCCGCCCCGGTGGAGATCTCCACACGAGACCGACTGCAGAAAACCAACTTGCTGCCGAGCCGCAGCATGGTGGTCGCCAGCAGGCCCTCAAACAGGGCGCTGACCACAGTGGGTCCCAAGAAAAGGCACCCGGTTATTCGTGCGCTGCCTTACGTGCCGGCCGTCTTCCCGCCCACCTGGCCCATCTACTTCGTGGCCTGGATCGTGCACCGGAGTCGGCGGCCCCAGAAGTCGATGCGGCTCGTGCAGAAGGCTGTGCGTCTGCTGGAAAAGGGCGAACCCGGCGTCGCCCTCAAGAAGCTGCAGGACGCACACCTGCTGAATCCGCAAAATGCAGACGCCCTGTATTGGCTTGGGCTTCTCCTTGCCCGGCAGGGGCGCCACGAGGAGGCCGTGGAAGCACTGGAGATCGTGGCGCGCCGTGCCCCGGGTCTACCCGAGGTAGAAGGTGCCCTCTCGCGTGCCTACCTCGAACTCGAGAACCCGGAGGGTGCCCTGCATCACGCGCAACGCCGCTTCGACGCAGACCCCTATACCATCGAATCCATCACTGGTCTGGCCGAAGCCTTCGAGGCCGTGGGCAAACTTGACCTGGCCATCGACACGCTGAAGCAGACCCCCATCCACAAGCGGCGACTTACGGACGAGTTGGTGGACGTCGTGTACCGGCTGGGCGTGCTGCACGAAAAGGCCGGCGACACGGACGAGGCAGTCGCCGCGTTCAAGCGCGTCTATGCCAAGGATCTCGAATTCCGAGACGTAAAGGAGCGCCTGATGCGCCTCGAAGACGAACCCGACGCGACGGACTAA
- a CDS encoding PLP-dependent transferase: protein MKTQTRLALAGQRTDSAYNCIVPPIYQSATFRFEDVGQTKGYDYTRSGNPTRAALEEALAQLDGGAGAVAVSTGMAAVSTTLALLPAGARVVCSHDCYGGTERLLTHLQDQGKLTVDYVDLGDEVARTSALTGKVDLVWIETPSNPLLRVTDLAAVCAAARRADALVAVDNTFLSPVFQRPIELGADLVAYSTTKYLNGHSDVVGGAIVAATDELNERIQFTANCLGTVAQPFDCWLVLRGLKTLPLRLSRHADNADRIARFLDRHPAVSHVYYPGLEAHPDHELAARQQDGFGGMVSFRLRGDVSTLLRGTRVFALAESLGGVESLIEHPATMSHASMRPEARAAAGITDDVIRLSVGIEAQEDLIADLDQALQVAALETPRRVAGLVA from the coding sequence ATGAAAACCCAGACCCGCCTGGCGCTCGCCGGCCAACGCACCGATTCAGCCTACAACTGCATCGTGCCACCCATCTATCAGTCCGCGACCTTCCGTTTTGAGGACGTCGGCCAGACCAAGGGGTACGACTACACCCGCAGCGGCAACCCCACGCGGGCTGCACTCGAGGAAGCACTGGCGCAGCTGGACGGCGGGGCCGGCGCCGTGGCCGTTTCGACCGGAATGGCTGCCGTTTCGACCACCCTGGCCCTGCTTCCCGCCGGAGCCCGCGTGGTGTGCAGTCACGACTGCTATGGCGGGACGGAACGGCTGCTGACGCACCTTCAGGATCAGGGCAAGCTGACCGTGGACTACGTGGATCTGGGCGATGAGGTCGCGCGCACTTCAGCACTCACCGGCAAGGTGGACCTTGTCTGGATCGAGACGCCCAGCAATCCGCTTCTTCGGGTCACGGATCTCGCGGCAGTGTGCGCAGCGGCCCGACGGGCCGATGCCCTGGTGGCCGTGGACAACACGTTTCTCTCTCCTGTCTTCCAGCGACCCATCGAGTTGGGTGCCGACCTCGTCGCCTACTCCACTACCAAGTACCTGAACGGCCATTCGGACGTGGTGGGTGGTGCCATCGTCGCGGCAACCGATGAATTGAATGAGCGGATCCAGTTCACGGCAAACTGTCTCGGCACCGTGGCGCAGCCGTTCGACTGCTGGTTGGTGCTTCGGGGGCTCAAGACGCTGCCACTACGGCTGTCGCGCCACGCGGACAACGCAGACCGCATCGCCCGATTTCTGGACCGTCATCCGGCCGTTTCCCACGTCTACTATCCAGGACTGGAGGCCCATCCGGATCACGAGCTGGCCGCCCGCCAGCAGGACGGGTTTGGCGGCATGGTTTCGTTCCGGTTGCGTGGTGACGTCAGCACGCTCCTGCGGGGGACGCGGGTGTTCGCGCTGGCAGAATCGCTCGGCGGAGTGGAGTCGCTCATCGAACATCCCGCGACGATGAGTCACGCGTCGATGCGGCCCGAAGCGCGCGCCGCCGCCGGAATCACAGACGACGTGATTCGGCTTTCGGTGGGCATCGAGGCCCAGGAGGATCTGATCGCGGACCTGGATCAGGCGCTGCAGGTGGCGGCACTGGAGACGCCGCGCAGGGTGGCGGGCCTGGTTGCATGA
- the nth gene encoding endonuclease III, giving the protein MERHEAVAASLHELYPDADCALNHTNAHELLFATIMSAQTTDVNVNRVTADLFRKYRTVSDFADADQETFQDEIRSTGFYRNKAKNVIGAARMIMHEFDGRVPDSMDSLLRLPGVARKTANVVLGTWFGTPEGFVVDTHVKRLAFRLGFTEHTDPVKVERDLIATFPKEEWNFLGHAVILHGRQVCHARKPQCETCVLRPMCPQEGV; this is encoded by the coding sequence TTGGAAAGACACGAAGCCGTAGCAGCCTCCCTTCATGAACTGTATCCCGATGCGGACTGTGCGCTGAACCACACCAACGCGCACGAACTCCTGTTTGCGACGATCATGTCCGCGCAGACGACCGACGTGAACGTAAACCGCGTGACGGCTGATCTATTCCGGAAGTACCGCACGGTATCGGACTTTGCCGATGCGGATCAGGAGACTTTCCAGGACGAAATCCGCAGCACGGGCTTCTATCGCAACAAAGCGAAGAATGTCATCGGGGCCGCCCGCATGATCATGCACGAGTTCGATGGCAGGGTGCCCGACTCCATGGATTCGCTGCTCAGGCTGCCGGGCGTGGCCCGCAAGACGGCCAATGTGGTGCTGGGCACCTGGTTCGGTACGCCGGAAGGCTTTGTGGTCGACACACACGTCAAACGATTGGCCTTCCGGCTCGGCTTCACCGAACACACCGATCCAGTGAAAGTCGAGCGAGACCTGATCGCCACGTTTCCAAAGGAAGAGTGGAATTTCCTGGGCCACGCCGTCATTCTGCACGGTCGGCAGGTGTGTCACGCCCGCAAGCCGCAGTGCGAGACGTGCGTGCTCAGGCCGATGTGCCCCCAGGAAGGGGTGTAG
- a CDS encoding DUF4260 domain-containing protein: MERQQVNWLRLEGLVALAIAVVLYADSGSSWLMFALLLLTPDLSMLGYLRNPRTGAILYNVGHSYTTVVLFWAVGSSLEWSLADPLALIWVAHIGLDRILGYGLKSSDAFKNTHLS; this comes from the coding sequence ATGGAACGACAGCAGGTGAACTGGTTGCGACTCGAGGGTCTCGTGGCCCTGGCAATCGCCGTCGTTCTTTACGCGGACTCCGGCTCGAGTTGGCTGATGTTCGCGCTGCTCCTTCTGACCCCCGATCTCTCCATGCTCGGGTACCTTCGAAATCCTCGAACGGGGGCGATCCTCTACAATGTGGGTCATTCCTACACGACCGTGGTTCTCTTCTGGGCGGTCGGGTCCTCTCTGGAATGGAGCCTGGCCGACCCCCTCGCTTTGATCTGGGTGGCCCACATTGGGTTGGATCGCATTCTCGGCTATGGCCTCAAGAGCAGCGATGCGTTCAAGAACACCCATCTTTCCTGA
- a CDS encoding creatininase family protein, whose translation MTPRPYILAETTWADVRGTEFEAAILPWGATEAHNYHLPYSTDTIQCDHIAAEVAARAWAAGTKTIVLPTVPFGVQTGQLDIPLCLNMNPSTQFALLRDLARTLDGNGIPRLVVLNGHGGNSFKQMIRELQPEVETFLCAVDWYRVVPGEPYFVEPGDHAGEMETSLMMVAAPELVRPLSEAGSGAERRPVIDAMQKGWAWAPRPWTRISEDTGVGNPQHASAERGEAYLDAVCRDIAAFVTELCGTPRDKLYADRP comes from the coding sequence ATGACACCTCGTCCCTACATCCTCGCTGAAACCACCTGGGCAGACGTGCGCGGGACGGAGTTCGAAGCAGCCATTCTTCCATGGGGAGCGACCGAGGCCCACAACTACCATCTGCCGTACAGCACGGACACCATCCAGTGTGACCACATTGCCGCTGAGGTCGCTGCCCGGGCCTGGGCGGCCGGAACGAAGACCATCGTTCTTCCGACGGTGCCCTTCGGCGTGCAAACCGGACAGCTGGACATTCCCCTGTGCCTCAACATGAACCCCAGCACGCAGTTTGCGCTGCTCCGGGACCTCGCCCGCACGCTGGACGGCAACGGGATTCCGCGGCTGGTGGTGCTCAACGGCCACGGCGGCAACAGCTTCAAGCAGATGATCCGGGAGCTGCAGCCAGAGGTAGAGACATTCCTCTGTGCTGTGGACTGGTACCGTGTGGTGCCTGGTGAGCCGTATTTCGTGGAGCCGGGCGACCACGCCGGTGAAATGGAGACCAGTCTTATGATGGTGGCGGCGCCGGAATTGGTGCGGCCTCTGTCCGAAGCTGGCTCGGGGGCGGAGCGGCGGCCTGTGATAGATGCCATGCAAAAAGGCTGGGCATGGGCGCCCCGCCCCTGGACACGCATCTCGGAGGACACGGGAGTCGGTAACCCGCAACACGCCTCCGCGGAGCGCGGAGAGGCCTATTTGGACGCCGTTTGCAGGGACATTGCCGCGTTCGTCACGGAGCTGTGTGGGACGCCGCGCGACAAGTTGTACGCAGACCGACCCTGA
- a CDS encoding PD40 domain-containing protein, which translates to MRNPGFLIALMLAGCAPDISGTYSLEVTDFARAETGLLELVGSGEDVFGRLTLQSDPPRVYALGLRQSNQDSLYFTLGSNGFLVLRTDSTGRFKYFGVDAGIRARRSGSPPADLEALVELKPLFSTPDTDDSWPTVSPDGATMLFSRGVIMERSLRGTEWSEPDTAGFSIPGDAAPRFAPDGSWVLFDSSRPNPAYPEPVRRRDLWRVDRLSQGGWGEVSALPHPINVDSVSDYHGAVATSGAVYFSSFGRAGGSGRSDVFRGDASGVTWLGPTLNTDASEPDIFVDPAERYLILVSAGLEGAQEDDLFLVPREGAGWGAPARLSAPVNSFAFDYGAWVDPSGGWLYFNSFRRGSSDIYRVPLSDIPELAARISP; encoded by the coding sequence ATGCGTAACCCCGGATTTCTCATCGCCCTGATGCTCGCCGGCTGCGCGCCGGACATTTCGGGGACTTACAGCCTGGAGGTAACGGACTTCGCGCGCGCCGAGACCGGCTTACTGGAATTGGTCGGCAGCGGGGAGGATGTGTTCGGCAGGCTCACGCTGCAGTCGGATCCGCCCAGGGTCTATGCGCTCGGCCTCAGGCAATCGAATCAGGACTCCCTGTATTTCACGCTGGGATCGAACGGTTTCCTGGTGCTGCGCACGGACTCGACGGGGCGCTTCAAGTACTTCGGTGTCGATGCGGGCATCCGGGCTCGGCGCTCGGGATCTCCGCCCGCCGATCTCGAGGCGCTGGTGGAACTCAAACCCCTCTTCTCGACCCCCGACACGGACGACTCCTGGCCGACAGTCTCGCCCGATGGGGCCACCATGCTGTTCTCACGAGGTGTCATCATGGAGCGGAGCCTACGGGGGACGGAATGGTCGGAGCCGGACACCGCCGGCTTCTCGATCCCGGGCGATGCGGCCCCACGGTTTGCTCCGGATGGCTCGTGGGTGCTGTTCGACTCCTCACGACCCAATCCGGCCTACCCTGAGCCGGTTCGCAGGCGGGACCTGTGGCGTGTGGATCGGCTCAGCCAAGGCGGCTGGGGGGAAGTTTCGGCCCTTCCGCACCCGATAAACGTGGATTCCGTGAGCGACTACCACGGGGCAGTCGCCACTTCTGGGGCGGTTTACTTCTCCAGTTTCGGCCGGGCAGGTGGTTCAGGTCGTTCGGACGTGTTCCGTGGTGATGCGTCCGGCGTGACCTGGCTGGGCCCGACGCTGAACACGGACGCAAGCGAGCCTGACATCTTTGTGGATCCCGCCGAGCGCTACCTGATTCTCGTGTCGGCGGGCCTGGAAGGCGCCCAGGAAGACGATCTCTTTCTCGTGCCGCGTGAGGGCGCGGGCTGGGGGGCGCCGGCTCGGCTGTCCGCTCCGGTCAATTCCTTCGCCTTCGACTACGGGGCCTGGGTGGACCCGTCAGGGGGATGGCTGTACTTCAACAGCTTCCGCCGGGGCTCTTCTGACATCTACCGCGTCCCGCTGTCGGACATTCCGGAACTCGCTGCCCGGATCAGTCCATGA
- a CDS encoding YdeI/OmpD-associated family protein, whose protein sequence is MPTEPHVFATTIERQDTGIITHVVVIPPEVAEACIAVGHRRVIVLLNGTELRRSIFSTRDGEFGLVIGRTYVRDLKLAVGEPMVVEMWPDPEPDRVDLCDELIAALEQDPEAAERFYNWTPGKQRSLAVHVCGAKRPATREKRAVEICYKLRTYTLAGDRKTDA, encoded by the coding sequence ATGCCCACCGAGCCCCACGTTTTCGCAACGACCATCGAACGCCAGGACACGGGCATTATCACGCATGTCGTGGTGATCCCGCCCGAGGTGGCCGAGGCGTGTATTGCGGTCGGTCACCGGCGAGTGATCGTTCTGCTCAACGGCACGGAGCTCAGAAGGTCCATTTTCTCCACCAGGGATGGCGAATTCGGGCTGGTGATCGGCAGGACCTATGTGCGCGATCTGAAGCTGGCGGTCGGCGAACCCATGGTGGTCGAGATGTGGCCCGATCCCGAGCCCGATCGCGTGGATCTGTGCGATGAGCTGATCGCCGCACTCGAACAGGATCCGGAGGCCGCAGAGCGCTTCTACAACTGGACGCCCGGGAAGCAGCGCAGCCTGGCCGTGCATGTCTGCGGCGCGAAGCGCCCGGCTACCCGAGAGAAAAGGGCCGTCGAAATCTGTTACAAGCTGCGCACCTACACCCTGGCAGGAGATCGTAAAACAGATGCGTAA
- a CDS encoding DinB family protein — translation MYRKTLPLLAIALLTAGCAGNDSEAPEAEITAEEPTNIIAAELMANKARFVEAMSGLSADQWAFQEEDGRWSLSQIAEHLIKTEKQSLAGVRDGVLATEPTERQANPDSLDGFITMLLGDRTQRFQAPEGVQPQGIYATPEEAVAAFTSARDEMIAIAEENGEALRDHQMEHPIGATLDGHQWMLFVKAHADRHLAQAAEVKAHADYPASE, via the coding sequence ATGTACCGCAAAACTCTCCCCCTGCTTGCCATAGCCCTGCTGACCGCAGGCTGCGCGGGCAACGATTCGGAGGCCCCAGAGGCCGAAATCACGGCTGAAGAGCCCACCAACATCATCGCTGCGGAGCTTATGGCCAACAAGGCCCGATTCGTGGAGGCCATGTCCGGCCTGAGCGCAGATCAGTGGGCCTTCCAGGAAGAAGACGGCCGATGGAGCCTCTCGCAGATCGCCGAGCACCTGATCAAGACGGAGAAACAGTCTCTCGCCGGTGTACGAGACGGTGTGCTGGCCACCGAGCCGACCGAACGACAGGCCAATCCGGACTCGCTGGACGGCTTCATCACGATGCTGCTGGGAGACCGCACTCAACGTTTTCAGGCTCCGGAGGGCGTTCAGCCTCAAGGCATCTACGCAACTCCCGAGGAAGCCGTCGCGGCCTTCACGTCGGCCCGAGATGAGATGATTGCCATCGCTGAGGAGAACGGTGAGGCCCTTCGTGATCACCAGATGGAGCATCCGATCGGCGCCACCCTGGATGGCCACCAGTGGATGCTTTTTGTCAAGGCGCACGCGGACCGGCATCTTGCCCAGGCCGCTGAGGTCAAGGCTCACGCAGACTATCCCGCTTCCGAGTAG
- a CDS encoding DUF885 family protein — protein MPRLLALLLLLSVSSAARAQAPALQATPDLNALAALSETESDLRLALERYGADRSALLRRYDVPLSPVRRLRMTTFYRDWLEALDNTAFAALNHEGQVDYVLLRNRLEFELEMLAQESDLVGAMAPLLPFARELEQLQEARRDRQPVEARATADQLHRIAGDVQAAEAALADMEPVKGVLAARAARHVRDLARLVRGWFGFHNGYDPLFTWWVPRPHERLQEALASYASAVESRFIGDLATGPVIGDPIGAEGLAAHLKHEMIPYSADELIAIAEAEFAWMEEALVEAAREMGYGDDWRAAQEAVKNLAVPPGEKPGVVLDLEQQSIDFIKARDWITLPPLAHEVWRMEMMSPERQRVAPFFLGGEVIQVSYPTDEMEHDEKLMSMRGNNPHFNRATVHHELIPGHHLQGFMTRRFNAHRSMFSTPFWGEGWALYWEMVLWDAGFPRGPEDRIGMLFWRMHRAARIIFSLSFHLERMTPQEAVDFLVGRVGHERANAEAEVRRSFAGNYSPLYQVGYMMGGMQFRALYREMVDSGAMTSREFHDAVMLGGRMPVEMVRARLTGQALTRNHETAWRFMD, from the coding sequence ATGCCGCGCCTCCTTGCCCTCCTCCTGCTCCTATCTGTGTCATCAGCCGCCAGGGCGCAAGCGCCGGCCCTTCAGGCTACCCCGGACCTGAATGCTCTCGCGGCGTTATCGGAAACCGAGAGCGACCTGCGTCTGGCCCTGGAGCGCTACGGCGCGGACCGCTCTGCCCTGTTGCGGCGGTATGACGTGCCCCTTTCTCCGGTACGCCGGCTCCGCATGACCACGTTCTATCGGGACTGGCTGGAGGCGCTGGATAACACAGCGTTCGCGGCGCTCAATCACGAAGGGCAGGTGGACTACGTGCTGCTCCGCAACCGGCTGGAGTTCGAACTGGAAATGCTCGCCCAGGAATCGGACCTGGTGGGCGCAATGGCACCGCTCCTGCCGTTCGCGCGGGAGCTCGAGCAGCTGCAGGAGGCCCGCCGCGACCGCCAGCCGGTTGAGGCGCGCGCCACAGCAGACCAGTTGCACCGCATCGCGGGCGACGTCCAGGCCGCCGAAGCCGCTCTGGCGGACATGGAGCCCGTCAAGGGTGTGCTCGCAGCACGCGCAGCACGCCACGTGCGTGATCTGGCGCGGCTGGTGCGGGGCTGGTTTGGCTTCCACAACGGCTATGATCCCCTGTTCACCTGGTGGGTGCCAAGACCGCACGAGCGTCTGCAGGAAGCCCTCGCCTCCTACGCATCCGCTGTAGAGTCGCGGTTTATCGGGGATCTGGCTACGGGTCCCGTCATCGGCGACCCCATCGGTGCCGAGGGCCTTGCCGCCCACCTGAAGCACGAGATGATTCCCTATTCGGCCGATGAACTCATCGCGATTGCCGAGGCCGAATTCGCCTGGATGGAAGAGGCGCTTGTGGAGGCGGCGCGGGAGATGGGGTACGGTGACGACTGGCGCGCTGCCCAGGAAGCCGTCAAGAACCTGGCGGTCCCTCCTGGCGAGAAGCCTGGCGTTGTACTCGATCTGGAGCAGCAGTCTATCGATTTCATCAAGGCGCGCGACTGGATCACCCTGCCCCCGCTGGCCCACGAGGTGTGGCGCATGGAAATGATGAGCCCGGAGCGGCAGCGGGTTGCCCCGTTCTTTCTTGGCGGTGAGGTCATCCAGGTGTCGTACCCCACCGATGAGATGGAGCACGATGAGAAGCTGATGAGCATGCGCGGCAACAACCCGCATTTCAACCGGGCCACCGTGCATCATGAGCTCATTCCGGGACACCACCTCCAGGGGTTCATGACCCGCCGGTTTAACGCGCACCGCAGCATGTTCAGCACCCCCTTCTGGGGCGAAGGCTGGGCGCTCTACTGGGAGATGGTACTCTGGGACGCGGGTTTCCCTCGTGGCCCCGAGGACCGCATCGGCATGCTCTTCTGGCGAATGCACCGGGCTGCCCGGATCATTTTCTCACTCAGCTTCCATCTTGAGCGTATGACGCCCCAGGAGGCGGTGGACTTCCTGGTGGGCCGGGTCGGGCACGAGCGTGCGAACGCTGAAGCAGAAGTCCGGCGCAGCTTTGCCGGTAACTACTCCCCGCTCTACCAGGTGGGCTACATGATGGGTGGCATGCAATTCAGGGCCCTGTACCGCGAGATGGTTGACTCGGGCGCCATGACGTCTCGGGAATTCCATGACGCCGTAATGCTGGGCGGCCGCATGCCCGTGGAGATGGTGCGCGCGCGGCTGACCGGGCAGGCGCTCACCCGAAATCACGAAACGGCGTGGCGGTTCATGGACTGA
- a CDS encoding YbjQ family protein produces the protein MIIATTPTISGKRITLTHGLVRGNTIRARNLGRDIGAVFKNMVGGEIKTYAKLLEDAREEALERMMEDASRLGANAVVSVRIATSVVMAGAAEMLAYGTAVTLVDE, from the coding sequence ATGATCATTGCCACTACTCCCACCATTTCCGGCAAGCGCATCACCCTCACGCACGGACTCGTGCGGGGCAATACCATCCGGGCTCGCAACCTGGGCCGCGACATCGGCGCCGTATTCAAGAATATGGTTGGCGGTGAGATCAAGACGTACGCCAAGCTCCTGGAAGATGCCCGCGAGGAGGCCCTTGAGCGCATGATGGAGGACGCCTCCAGGCTTGGCGCGAATGCGGTCGTGTCCGTGCGAATTGCGACCTCCGTCGTGATGGCGGGCGCGGCGGAGATGCTGGCCTACGGTACCGCCGTAACCCTGGTCGATGAGTAG